One Streptomyces sp. CNQ-509 DNA window includes the following coding sequences:
- a CDS encoding diacylglycerol kinase family protein, with translation MRALLVVNPAATDTSARTRDVLIHALASDLKLETVTTEYRGHARDVARHAAESGEVDIVVALGGDGTVNEVVNGLLHRGPAPGDLPRLAVVPGGSTNVFARALGLPNDAVEATGALLDAMHSGSERTVGLGLASGTPDTDDEGAPARWFTFCAGMGFDAGVVGRVEQKRERGKKSTHPLYVRQLLRQWLGEGDRRHGTITLRRPDGDPVEGLVLSLVCNTSPWSYLGNRPLYATPGASFDTALDVLGLARLSTPSLLRYGTQLLTSSPERGPHGKHAASLHDLTDFTLESQAPLPFQMDGDHLGLRTSVTFTGVRRALRVIV, from the coding sequence ATGCGTGCGCTCCTCGTGGTGAATCCCGCCGCCACCGACACCAGTGCCCGGACCCGCGACGTGCTGATCCACGCACTCGCCAGCGACCTGAAGCTGGAGACGGTCACCACCGAGTACCGGGGCCACGCCCGCGACGTCGCCCGGCACGCGGCGGAGAGCGGCGAGGTCGACATCGTCGTCGCCCTCGGCGGCGACGGCACCGTCAACGAGGTCGTCAACGGCCTGCTGCACCGCGGCCCCGCGCCCGGGGACCTGCCCCGGCTCGCCGTCGTCCCCGGCGGTTCCACGAACGTCTTCGCCCGCGCCCTCGGCCTGCCCAACGACGCGGTCGAGGCCACCGGCGCGCTGCTCGACGCCATGCACTCCGGCAGCGAGCGCACCGTCGGCCTCGGGCTCGCCTCCGGCACCCCGGACACCGACGACGAGGGCGCGCCGGCGCGCTGGTTCACGTTCTGCGCCGGCATGGGGTTCGACGCGGGCGTCGTCGGCCGCGTCGAGCAGAAGCGCGAGCGCGGCAAGAAGTCCACCCACCCGCTCTACGTACGGCAGTTGCTGCGCCAGTGGCTCGGCGAGGGCGACCGCAGGCACGGCACGATCACGCTGCGGCGCCCGGACGGGGACCCCGTCGAGGGCCTGGTGCTCTCGCTCGTCTGCAACACCTCGCCGTGGAGCTACCTGGGCAACCGCCCCCTCTACGCGACCCCCGGCGCGTCCTTCGACACCGCCCTCGACGTGCTCGGACTCGCCCGGCTCTCCACGCCGTCGCTGCTGCGCTACGGCACCCAGTTGCTCACCTCGTCGCCGGAGCGCGGGCCGCACGGCAAGCACGCGGCGTCCCTGCACGATCTCACCGACTTCACCTTGGAATCACAGGCCCCACTGCCCTTCCAGATGGACGGTGACCACCTAGGGCTGCGTACGAGCGTGACCTTCACAGGCGTACGGCGCGCACTGCGTGTGATTGTGTGA
- a CDS encoding anti-sigma regulatory factor, which produces MSQFEGEPSPKDFVEVRLPAAGAYLSVLRTATAGLAARLDFTLDEIEDLRIAVDEACAILLQQAVPGSVLTCVFQLGDDALLVTVSAPTTDGRAPERDTFAWTVLSALAGRVDATVGDDRTVTISLLKERGAAPGLT; this is translated from the coding sequence GTGTCCCAGTTCGAAGGCGAGCCCAGTCCGAAGGACTTCGTCGAAGTCCGGCTGCCGGCTGCGGGGGCGTACCTATCGGTGCTCCGCACCGCCACGGCAGGGCTCGCTGCCCGCCTGGACTTCACGCTCGACGAGATCGAGGATCTGCGCATCGCGGTCGACGAGGCCTGCGCGATCCTCCTCCAGCAAGCCGTTCCCGGCTCCGTTCTCACCTGCGTCTTCCAGCTCGGGGACGACGCGCTGCTGGTGACGGTGTCGGCACCGACCACCGACGGCCGGGCGCCCGAGCGCGACACCTTCGCGTGGACCGTGCTGTCCGCGCTCGCCGGCAGGGTGGACGCGACCGTGGGCGACGACCGCACGGTCACGATCAGCCTGCTCAAGGAGCGCGGCGCGGCGCCGGGGCTGACGTGA
- a CDS encoding RNA polymerase sigma factor SigF, translating into MDRAVRARRQGGRDRGRRPHGHDQPAQGARRGAGADVTYVRGVPMRDEGRLAAAERERADHMDGLQQHDRREPQDRSGARAMFYELRKLPADSSEHAELRNALVQMHLPLVEHLARRFRNRGEPLDDLTQVATIGLIKSVDRFDPDRGVEFSTYATPTVVGEIKRHFRDKGWAVRVPRRLQELRLSLTSATAELSQLHGRAPTVHELAQKLNISEEEVLEGLESANAYSTLSLDVPDTDDESPAVADTLGAEDDALEGVEYRESLKPLLEELPPREKKILLLRFFGNMTQSQIAQEVGISQMHVSRLLARTLAQLRERLLVEE; encoded by the coding sequence GTGGACCGTGCTGTCCGCGCTCGCCGGCAGGGTGGACGCGACCGTGGGCGACGACCGCACGGTCACGATCAGCCTGCTCAAGGAGCGCGGCGCGGCGCCGGGGCTGACGTGACGTACGTCAGGGGCGTTCCGATGCGAGACGAGGGCCGGCTGGCCGCGGCGGAGCGAGAGCGGGCGGACCACATGGACGGACTGCAGCAGCACGACAGGCGTGAACCGCAGGACCGCAGCGGGGCGCGGGCGATGTTCTACGAGCTGCGCAAGCTGCCCGCGGACTCCTCCGAGCACGCCGAGCTGCGCAACGCCCTCGTGCAGATGCACCTGCCGCTCGTGGAGCACCTGGCCCGCCGCTTCCGCAACCGCGGCGAGCCGCTGGACGACCTCACGCAGGTCGCCACCATCGGCCTGATCAAGTCCGTGGACCGCTTCGACCCCGACCGCGGCGTGGAGTTCTCGACGTATGCGACCCCCACGGTCGTCGGCGAGATCAAGCGCCACTTCCGCGACAAGGGCTGGGCGGTGCGGGTGCCGAGGCGGCTGCAGGAGCTGCGGCTGTCGCTCACCTCCGCCACCGCCGAGCTCTCCCAGCTCCACGGCCGGGCACCGACGGTGCACGAGCTGGCGCAGAAGCTCAACATCTCCGAGGAAGAGGTCCTGGAGGGCCTGGAGTCGGCGAACGCGTACTCCACCCTCTCCCTCGACGTCCCCGACACCGACGACGAGTCGCCGGCCGTCGCCGACACCCTCGGCGCGGAGGACGACGCCCTGGAGGGCGTCGAGTACCGCGAGTCCCTCAAGCCGCTGCTGGAGGAGCTGCCGCCGCGGGAGAAGAAGATCCTGCTGCTCCGCTTCTTCGGGAACATGACCCAGTCCCAGATCGCCCAGGAGGTCGGCATCTCGCAGATGCACGTCTCCCGGCTGCTGGCGCGGACGCTGGCGCAGTTGCGCGAGCGGCTGCTCGTCGAGGAGTGA
- a CDS encoding WhiB family transcriptional regulator produces the protein MDWRHSAVCREEDPELFFPIGNTGPALLQIEEAKAVCRRCPVMEQCLQWALESGQDSGVWGGLSEDERRAMKRRAARNRARRASA, from the coding sequence ATGGACTGGCGTCACAGCGCCGTTTGCCGCGAGGAAGACCCCGAGCTCTTCTTCCCGATCGGCAACACCGGTCCTGCTCTGCTGCAGATCGAGGAAGCCAAGGCCGTCTGCCGTCGCTGCCCCGTAATGGAGCAGTGCCTGCAGTGGGCGCTGGAGTCCGGTCAGGACTCCGGTGTCTGGGGTGGCCTCAGCGAGGACGAGCGCCGCGCGATGAAGCGCCGCGCCGCGCGCAACCGGGCGCGCAGGGCCAGCGCCTGA
- a CDS encoding PAS domain-containing sensor histidine kinase, with protein sequence MNELVRRHTALSETDLEWLHLLVSEWQLLADLSFADLVLWVPTVDGARYVSVAQMRPNTGPTSYQDDMVGHTVPRGRRPMLDAALDEGRIVREGDPEWREEVPVRIESIPVRRESRVLGVIARNTNLLTVRTPSRLELTYLQSASDLAQMIAAGAFPYPGQQGDTETSPRVGDGLIRLDAEGIVQYASPNALSAYHRLGQAADLVGRHLGQATSELAVSKEPVDEALVKLASGWAPREAEVEGNGGVIQLRAIPLKPRGTRIGSLVLLRDVTEIRRRERELMTKDATIREIHHRVKNNLQTVAALLRLQSRRLAAEDPDGRARAALDEAVRRVGSIAIVHETLSQNLDETVEFDEIADRVVAMVAEINPGRVTGRRTGRFGVLKAEVATPLSMVLTEVLQNALEHGFGPGESGRVEVTALRSSGRQDSRLLVTVQDDGRGLPEGFDPATSGSLGLQIVRTLVEGELAGTFSMARAPEGGTRVVFDIPVQPEKR encoded by the coding sequence ATGAACGAACTCGTCCGCCGGCACACGGCGCTGAGCGAGACCGACCTGGAGTGGCTGCACCTCCTCGTATCGGAGTGGCAGTTGCTCGCCGACCTGTCCTTCGCCGACCTCGTGCTCTGGGTCCCGACCGTCGACGGCGCCCGTTACGTCTCCGTGGCGCAGATGCGCCCGAACACCGGCCCCACCTCGTACCAGGACGACATGGTCGGCCACACCGTCCCGCGCGGCCGGCGCCCCATGCTCGACGCGGCCCTCGACGAGGGCCGGATCGTGCGCGAGGGCGACCCGGAGTGGCGCGAGGAGGTGCCCGTACGGATCGAGTCCATCCCCGTGCGCCGGGAGAGCCGTGTCCTGGGCGTCATCGCCCGCAACACCAACCTGCTGACCGTGCGCACCCCCAGCCGGCTGGAGCTGACGTATCTCCAGAGCGCCTCCGACCTCGCGCAGATGATCGCCGCAGGCGCGTTCCCCTACCCCGGGCAGCAGGGCGACACGGAGACCTCGCCGCGCGTCGGCGACGGGCTCATCCGCCTCGACGCGGAGGGCATCGTGCAGTACGCCTCGCCCAACGCGCTCTCCGCCTACCACCGCCTCGGCCAGGCCGCCGACCTCGTCGGCCGGCACCTCGGCCAGGCCACCTCGGAGCTGGCCGTCAGCAAGGAGCCGGTGGACGAGGCGCTGGTCAAGCTCGCCAGCGGGTGGGCGCCGCGGGAGGCTGAGGTGGAGGGCAACGGCGGCGTCATCCAGTTGCGCGCGATCCCGCTGAAGCCGCGCGGGACGCGTATCGGCTCGCTGGTGCTGCTGCGCGACGTCACCGAGATCCGGCGGCGCGAGCGCGAGTTGATGACCAAGGACGCCACGATCCGCGAGATCCACCACCGGGTGAAGAACAACCTGCAGACCGTCGCCGCCCTGCTGCGGCTCCAGTCGCGCCGGCTGGCCGCAGAGGACCCCGACGGGCGGGCGCGGGCGGCGCTGGACGAGGCGGTGCGGCGGGTCGGCTCGATCGCCATCGTGCACGAGACCCTGTCGCAGAACCTGGACGAGACCGTGGAGTTCGACGAGATCGCCGACCGGGTGGTGGCGATGGTGGCGGAGATCAATCCCGGCCGGGTGACGGGACGCCGCACCGGCCGCTTCGGCGTGCTCAAGGCGGAAGTCGCCACGCCGCTGTCCATGGTGCTCACCGAGGTGCTGCAGAACGCCCTGGAACACGGCTTCGGGCCGGGGGAGTCGGGGCGGGTGGAGGTCACCGCGCTGCGCTCCAGCGGGCGGCAGGACAGCCGGCTGCTGGTCACCGTGCAGGACGACGGGCGGGGGCTGCCGGAGGGGTTCGACCCCGCGACGTCCGGGAGCCTCGGGCTGCAGATCGTACGCACGCTGGTCGAGGGGGAGTTGGCGGGCACGTTTTCGATGGCGCGGGCGCCGGAGGGGGGCACGCGGGTGGTGTTCGACATCCCCGTGCAACCCGAAAAGCGCTGA